One genomic window of Evansella cellulosilytica DSM 2522 includes the following:
- a CDS encoding ISL3 family transposase — MHMHFIMNFPGLEELTVTKTEVVADSFHVHVEMERKTHRCPVCEGKTKQVHDYRIQKVQHLKMFERNTYLFYRKRRYKCSCGKRFPEKTKVIERYQRHTVEWNQALGLRVIQGKNFKDTASQFRTSPTTVIRRFDKISTPMFKEVEELPEVIAIDEYKGDTNKGKFQVILANGKTGEPLDILPDRSVKTVKSYLRKKGANVKMVVMDMSYSFKSAVEKALGSPVIIADRFHFCRYIYWALEQVRRRVQKDFHDYDRKKCKRMKHVFNKRYEDLTEKQHWYLKRYLSLSSELRRAYELKESFRLWFDEAKEIGSKDGLRVKQGLNNFYELVKQSGMKEFIKAIETFKNWEIEIVNSFTFGYTNGPIEGLNNQTKVIKRNAFGFKRYDRLRMRVLLHHQLKGKTIQVG, encoded by the coding sequence GTGCATATGCATTTTATCATGAATTTCCCTGGTTTAGAAGAGTTGACTGTAACAAAAACAGAAGTAGTGGCAGATTCGTTTCATGTCCACGTAGAGATGGAACGTAAAACACATCGATGTCCCGTATGTGAGGGGAAAACGAAGCAAGTTCATGACTATCGAATTCAAAAGGTCCAACATTTGAAGATGTTTGAAAGAAACACATATTTGTTTTATAGAAAGAGGCGCTATAAGTGTTCCTGTGGAAAGAGGTTTCCTGAAAAGACGAAAGTGATAGAAAGGTATCAGCGTCATACAGTGGAATGGAATCAGGCTTTGGGATTACGCGTCATTCAAGGAAAGAACTTTAAAGATACAGCTAGCCAGTTTCGAACATCACCAACCACTGTAATAAGACGATTTGATAAAATTTCAACACCGATGTTTAAGGAAGTGGAGGAATTACCTGAAGTAATTGCGATTGATGAATATAAAGGAGATACAAACAAGGGGAAATTCCAGGTTATCCTAGCGAATGGAAAGACAGGAGAACCGCTGGACATCCTTCCGGATCGTTCGGTGAAAACTGTTAAGTCCTACCTACGAAAAAAAGGTGCCAATGTAAAAATGGTAGTCATGGATATGAGTTATTCCTTTAAGTCAGCTGTAGAAAAAGCCCTGGGTAGTCCAGTGATTATTGCGGATCGTTTCCACTTCTGTCGCTATATATATTGGGCATTAGAGCAAGTACGAAGAAGAGTTCAAAAAGACTTTCATGATTACGATCGAAAAAAGTGCAAACGAATGAAGCATGTATTTAATAAACGCTACGAGGATTTAACAGAAAAGCAGCACTGGTATTTGAAAAGGTATTTAAGTCTCTCCAGTGAATTAAGAAGGGCATATGAACTTAAGGAATCCTTCCGATTGTGGTTTGATGAGGCAAAAGAGATAGGTTCCAAAGATGGCTTACGAGTAAAACAAGGGCTTAATAACTTCTATGAGTTGGTTAAACAATCAGGGATGAAGGAGTTTATAAAAGCGATCGAAACGTTCAAGAACTGGGAGATTGAGATAGTCAATAGTTTTACTTTTGGCTACACCAATGGTCCAATTGAGGGGCTTAACAACCAAACGAAGGTCATAAAACGTAATGCATTTGGATTTAAGCGTTATGACAGATTGCGAATGCGAGTGTTATTACATCATCAATTAAAAGGAAAGACAATTCAAGTAGGATAA
- a CDS encoding GntR family transcriptional regulator has protein sequence MWIHLNNEDDRPLYVQIKDQIIRDIVNGAITPGEELPSIRRLAVEAKTSVITIKRAYQDLENEGYIITKRGKGSFVKKTVNNQEYERNKALFFRDTESLIQKGRRLKLSDTDMKQIIIEMLEKRGDSNGKHS, from the coding sequence ATGTGGATTCACTTGAATAATGAGGATGATCGGCCACTTTATGTTCAAATTAAAGATCAAATAATAAGAGATATTGTAAATGGTGCGATTACTCCAGGTGAGGAGCTTCCATCTATTAGAAGATTAGCGGTGGAAGCAAAGACGAGTGTGATTACTATTAAGCGCGCATATCAAGATTTAGAGAACGAAGGATACATCATAACAAAACGAGGAAAAGGTAGTTTTGTTAAAAAGACCGTAAATAATCAAGAGTACGAAAGAAATAAGGCACTGTTTTTTCGCGATACCGAATCGCTTATTCAAAAGGGAAGAAGGTTAAAGCTATCAGACACTGATATGAAGCAGATCATCATTGAAATGTTAGAAAAGAGGGGAGATAGTAATGGAAAGCATAGTTGA
- a CDS encoding YrzA family protein: MLISSNTLKDKVEFFEANDLSTLEKQIAKKIDDNQAIMLEVHHVSHEVTIEPKTGKKVYSAVVHFKGVK; encoded by the coding sequence ATGTTAATAAGTTCGAACACATTAAAAGATAAGGTAGAGTTTTTCGAAGCAAACGATTTATCTACGTTAGAAAAACAAATTGCGAAAAAAATAGATGACAATCAAGCGATTATGCTGGAAGTACACCACGTCTCTCACGAAGTGACGATAGAGCCTAAAACCGGTAAAAAAGTGTATAGTGCTGTCGTACATTTTAAAGGAGTAAAATAA
- a CDS encoding YrrS family protein, translated as MNQYSSYGQRRAEIRKKKRKDLWLNGTIGVVIIAIVFLSATLIFGGNSDEPSLANDDEQEDLQEEHEEREQEQEETVEEGVDENTSEDTEFNNTPDTDAEESDLNEEGNEENDTDRELVTPENGDWEPIGTVQEEPFVAVYDSGHINREEMDRAFSYATGIELDAMTTWRVGNGGDHVSAVGYVSTWENRNTPYKVRLEWVTNEGWMPVSVEVVDENPYYSN; from the coding sequence ATGAATCAATATAGCAGCTATGGACAGCGAAGAGCTGAAATAAGGAAGAAGAAAAGAAAAGATTTATGGTTAAATGGGACAATTGGTGTTGTTATCATTGCGATCGTATTTTTGTCTGCAACGCTAATATTTGGTGGGAATTCAGATGAACCATCGTTAGCAAATGATGATGAGCAAGAGGACTTGCAAGAAGAGCATGAAGAGCGAGAGCAAGAACAAGAAGAGACAGTAGAAGAAGGAGTAGACGAAAACACATCAGAAGATACTGAATTTAATAATACTCCTGATACAGATGCTGAAGAAAGTGATTTGAATGAAGAAGGAAATGAAGAAAATGATACAGATAGAGAATTAGTAACTCCAGAAAATGGCGATTGGGAGCCAATTGGCACGGTACAAGAAGAGCCTTTTGTTGCTGTTTATGATAGTGGACATATTAATAGAGAAGAAATGGATAGAGCCTTTAGTTATGCGACGGGAATAGAGTTGGATGCAATGACTACATGGCGTGTAGGTAATGGTGGAGATCATGTTAGTGCAGTTGGTTATGTGAGTACTTGGGAAAATAGGAATACGCCATATAAAGTTAGGTTAGAATGGGTTACGAACGAAGGGTGGATGCCTGTTTCAGTTGAAGTTGTGGACGAAAATCCATATTATTCAAACTAG
- the greA gene encoding transcription elongation factor GreA: protein MMVDEKHYMTLEGKEKLEKELEYLKTERRKEVVERIKVARSFGDLSENSEYDSAKEEQAFVEGRISTIEKMIRNAVMIKEDSTNTSVVTLGKTVSFKELPDGDEEEYTIVGRAEADPLEGKISNDSPMAQSLMGKSVGQKVTVATPGGDMEVEILEVK from the coding sequence ATGATGGTAGATGAGAAACATTATATGACATTAGAGGGAAAGGAGAAATTAGAGAAGGAGCTTGAGTACTTAAAAACAGAACGACGAAAAGAAGTCGTTGAACGTATAAAAGTTGCTCGCAGTTTTGGAGATCTTTCTGAGAACTCTGAATATGATTCAGCAAAAGAAGAACAAGCATTTGTGGAAGGTAGAATTAGTACAATTGAAAAAATGATCCGCAATGCTGTCATGATAAAAGAAGATAGTACTAATACATCTGTAGTAACTTTAGGTAAAACGGTATCATTTAAAGAATTACCAGACGGTGATGAAGAAGAATATACAATAGTAGGTCGTGCTGAAGCAGATCCATTAGAAGGTAAAATTTCTAACGACTCGCCTATGGCACAAAGTTTAATGGGTAAATCAGTTGGACAAAAGGTCACAGTTGCTACCCCTGGTGGAGATATGGAAGTAGAAATTTTAGAAGTAAAATAA
- a CDS encoding peptidase U32 family protein, protein MNKPELLVTPTCVQDIEPLIDAGATAFIVGEEQYGLRLAGEFTRDDIKKTVDLAHEKGVKVYVAMNALFHNDTLPLLPDYIKFLHSINVDAIVFGDPAVLMNTREVAPQMKLHWNTETTATNWFTANYWGKKGSKRAVLARELNMDSIIEIKENAEVEIEVQVQGMTCMFQSKRTLLGNYMEFQGKDLKVEGRSKDRTLFLHDPERDAKYPIWEDKNGTHIMSPKDICIIDELEEMIDAGIDSFKIDGILKSSDYIVKVTKLYREAIDLYIESPDEYDEKKPALLDAIKEMQPPNRDLDTGFFFKETVY, encoded by the coding sequence ATGAATAAACCAGAATTATTAGTAACTCCTACGTGTGTTCAAGACATTGAACCGTTAATAGATGCGGGAGCAACAGCTTTTATTGTTGGAGAAGAACAATATGGATTGAGACTTGCTGGAGAGTTTACTCGAGACGATATTAAGAAAACAGTGGACCTTGCCCACGAAAAAGGGGTAAAGGTTTATGTAGCAATGAATGCGCTCTTTCATAATGATACACTCCCACTGTTACCAGATTATATTAAGTTTCTACACTCTATTAACGTAGACGCAATCGTTTTCGGTGATCCTGCTGTTTTAATGAATACCCGAGAAGTAGCTCCTCAAATGAAGTTACATTGGAACACGGAAACAACAGCAACAAATTGGTTTACAGCGAATTATTGGGGGAAAAAAGGTTCAAAAAGGGCTGTTCTAGCTCGGGAGTTGAATATGGACTCCATTATAGAAATAAAAGAAAATGCAGAAGTAGAGATTGAAGTACAAGTACAAGGAATGACTTGTATGTTTCAATCTAAGCGTACTTTATTAGGGAATTATATGGAGTTTCAAGGTAAGGATTTAAAGGTAGAAGGTAGAAGTAAAGATCGCACGTTGTTTTTACATGACCCAGAAAGAGATGCGAAATATCCAATATGGGAAGATAAAAATGGCACGCACATTATGAGCCCTAAAGATATTTGCATTATCGATGAGCTAGAGGAAATGATAGATGCAGGCATTGATTCATTCAAAATAGACGGTATTCTAAAGTCTAGTGATTATATTGTAAAGGTAACAAAGCTTTACCGAGAAGCTATCGATTTATATATAGAAAGTCCCGATGAATATGATGAGAAAAAGCCGGCTTTGCTCGATGCAATAAAGGAGATGCAGCCACCAAATCGTGATTTAGATACCGGCTTCTTCTTTAAAGAGACGGTTTATTAA
- the mltG gene encoding endolytic transglycosylase MltG, whose amino-acid sequence MSEKKEKRRKKHREKLLERQKEASLVRKIVFVCLFLIILTVAGVGYGSYQYIMNAIGPVDESDDTDIEVSIPIGSTTTRIGEILEENGLISNASIFRYYVRFKNESNFQAGDYSLSRNMDMDDIILELKEGMVYQDYQISFTIPEGRWLERVIELAEENTNLSEEDILEVITDEEYLEELIERYEILEEVILTEEIRYPLEGYLFPARYDFVEEEITVEQLIETMINRTSSVLIDNGAAGSQYTYHEILTLASIIEGEARNDEERYRISGVIKNRLDRGMPLQMDPTVAYAHGEHLSRTTYDHLEIESPYNTYHVTGIPIGPINNPGEASIRAALLPEDHFYLYFYHSPNGDVYFTETLAEHEAVVGQYQ is encoded by the coding sequence TTGTCTGAAAAAAAGGAAAAACGGAGAAAAAAACATAGAGAAAAACTACTCGAAAGGCAGAAAGAGGCTAGTTTAGTGAGGAAAATTGTATTCGTTTGTTTATTTTTAATTATACTTACAGTAGCCGGAGTCGGTTACGGTTCTTATCAATATATTATGAATGCCATAGGTCCTGTTGATGAATCAGACGACACCGATATTGAGGTTAGCATCCCTATCGGTTCTACGACTACAAGAATTGGTGAAATACTTGAAGAAAACGGTCTTATTAGTAATGCTTCTATTTTTAGATATTATGTTCGGTTTAAAAATGAATCGAATTTCCAGGCTGGAGACTATTCACTGTCCCGGAATATGGATATGGATGACATTATCTTGGAATTAAAAGAAGGTATGGTATATCAAGATTACCAAATCAGCTTCACTATACCAGAAGGCCGATGGTTAGAAAGAGTGATTGAATTAGCGGAGGAAAATACGAATTTATCTGAAGAAGATATTTTAGAAGTGATCACAGATGAGGAATATTTAGAGGAACTCATTGAGAGATATGAAATTCTAGAGGAAGTAATACTAACTGAAGAGATAAGGTACCCATTAGAAGGGTATTTATTTCCTGCAAGGTATGATTTTGTTGAAGAGGAAATTACAGTGGAACAGTTAATCGAAACGATGATTAACAGAACTTCATCCGTCCTAATTGATAATGGCGCAGCTGGATCTCAATATACGTACCATGAAATTCTTACGCTGGCCTCGATTATTGAAGGGGAAGCAAGAAATGACGAAGAACGGTACCGTATTTCAGGGGTAATTAAAAACCGCTTAGATCGTGGCATGCCACTACAGATGGACCCAACTGTTGCTTATGCTCATGGGGAGCATTTGTCAAGAACGACATACGATCATTTAGAAATAGAGTCACCTTATAATACGTATCATGTAACAGGGATACCTATAGGACCAATTAATAACCCAGGAGAAGCATCAATTAGAGCTGCGTTACTACCAGAAGACCATTTTTATTTATACTTCTACCATTCACCTAATGGAGATGTTTATTTTACAGAAACATTAGCTGAACATGAAGCAGTGGTAGGACAATATCAATAA
- a CDS encoding ABC-2 transporter permease yields MKSLIVRDLVSIRKAILISFCIISITWLSIIISSYLLPVDRLGLITLSIIVMILISFYLTTSISDKEIMNGVNEKILQTPVKNLTVVVSRYISVFIIMISVSLITHIFLGIYLYIYDFPWTTFVTMVKVSLIIIHFTIFAIYMRLAAYYTITFLGSVWVGRVSVIVSFFFFFIFPSVYSSEKYGVGHTQLEAYYAASSWVLLIFPLYTLIMISMFVSAYGIKKRRTLQYAGGAFTSFVIIALGALYVQGAVINNNAVYEYVQIIEDTRVEEIHLQLLEVPSEHYEEAYQLYFQIDFSQPTHDFYVIESEANILLNVDGIVSKYINRNQFNDMALYFQSSDYLNKERIYTSAYLHSEEVLSKEDVREFQQLYTEEDFTFYYDSPWMEERVEIKSREG; encoded by the coding sequence ATGAAGTCACTTATTGTGAGAGATTTAGTTAGTATACGGAAAGCTATATTGATCTCCTTTTGTATTATTAGTATTACATGGCTGTCTATAATCATTTCATCTTATTTGCTACCTGTCGATCGATTAGGATTAATCACACTATCGATAATAGTAATGATTTTAATTTCATTTTATTTAACAACTTCTATTTCAGATAAAGAAATAATGAATGGTGTTAATGAAAAAATACTGCAAACACCAGTAAAAAACTTAACAGTAGTAGTGTCTCGTTACATTTCAGTTTTCATTATAATGATTAGCGTATCCTTGATCACTCATATTTTTCTAGGTATTTATCTTTATATATATGATTTTCCATGGACTACTTTTGTTACTATGGTGAAAGTATCCTTAATCATTATACATTTTACTATATTTGCTATATATATGAGATTAGCAGCTTACTATACAATTACATTTTTAGGAAGCGTATGGGTTGGAAGAGTTAGCGTTATCGTTTCATTTTTTTTCTTCTTTATTTTTCCAAGCGTGTATTCTAGTGAAAAATATGGTGTGGGTCATACACAATTAGAAGCATATTACGCTGCATCATCTTGGGTATTATTGATTTTTCCGTTATACACACTGATCATGATTTCGATGTTCGTATCAGCATATGGAATTAAAAAGAGAAGAACATTGCAATATGCAGGAGGCGCATTCACTTCTTTTGTCATCATTGCCCTTGGTGCATTATACGTGCAAGGTGCTGTAATAAACAACAATGCGGTTTATGAATATGTGCAAATTATTGAGGATACGAGAGTAGAGGAAATACATCTTCAATTGTTAGAAGTACCATCTGAACATTATGAAGAGGCTTATCAACTCTATTTTCAAATTGATTTTAGTCAGCCTACTCATGACTTTTACGTTATTGAATCAGAGGCGAATATTTTATTAAATGTAGATGGAATTGTCTCAAAATATATTAATAGAAATCAATTTAACGATATGGCACTTTATTTCCAATCTAGTGATTATTTGAATAAGGAAAGAATATATACTTCGGCTTATTTACATTCAGAAGAAGTACTATCTAAGGAGGACGTAAGAGAGTTTCAGCAACTATATACGGAGGAAGACTTTACATTTTATTATGATAGTCCCTGGATGGAAGAAAGAGTAGAAATTAAATCAAGGGAAGGGTAG
- a CDS encoding peptidase U32 family protein — protein sequence MEQVATKTEDGKRIITKKPELLAPAGNLEKLKIAVHYGADAVFIGGQEFGLRSNADNFSIEEMAEGVQFANKYGARIYVTTNIFAHNENMDGLEEYLSDLERVGIAGIIVADPLIIETCKKAAPKLEIHLSTQQSLSNWQAVKFWKEEGLERVVLAREVGLAEMLEMKKNVDIEIETFIHGAMCISYSGRCTLSNHMTARDSNRGGCCQSCRWDYFLYAENNDGEEHAEVKLFAEEDAPFAMSPKDLNLVEAIPKLIEAGIDSLKIEGRMKSIHYVATVVSVYRKVIDAYCEDPDNFTIDPAWLEELAKCANRPTAPAFFENEPGFEEQMFWSHSQKTTIDFAGLVLDYDKKSGIVTLQQRNYFKPGDTIEFFGPEINTFKQKVGTIWDEDGEELDAARHPLQVVKIKVDKPVFSNNMMRKEAI from the coding sequence ATGGAACAAGTAGCGACAAAAACGGAAGACGGAAAAAGAATCATTACGAAAAAACCAGAGCTTTTAGCCCCTGCTGGGAACTTAGAAAAGCTTAAAATAGCTGTTCATTATGGAGCTGATGCAGTATTTATCGGTGGACAAGAGTTCGGATTACGTTCAAATGCTGACAATTTTTCAATTGAAGAAATGGCTGAAGGTGTTCAGTTTGCGAATAAGTATGGCGCAAGAATATATGTAACGACAAACATTTTTGCCCATAATGAAAACATGGATGGGTTAGAGGAATATTTAAGTGATTTAGAACGAGTTGGTATTGCCGGTATTATTGTTGCAGACCCACTTATTATAGAAACATGTAAAAAAGCTGCGCCTAAATTAGAAATTCATCTTTCTACACAACAATCGTTATCAAACTGGCAAGCAGTAAAGTTTTGGAAGGAAGAAGGGTTAGAACGTGTCGTGCTCGCTCGTGAGGTAGGTTTAGCTGAAATGCTTGAAATGAAGAAAAACGTAGACATTGAAATTGAAACGTTCATACACGGTGCAATGTGTATTTCTTATTCTGGACGCTGTACGCTAAGTAACCATATGACGGCAAGGGATTCCAATCGTGGTGGGTGCTGTCAATCATGTCGATGGGATTACTTCCTCTATGCAGAAAATAATGATGGGGAAGAACATGCAGAAGTGAAATTATTTGCTGAAGAAGATGCCCCTTTCGCTATGTCACCGAAAGATTTAAATTTAGTGGAGGCAATACCAAAATTGATTGAAGCTGGAATTGATAGCTTAAAAATTGAGGGAAGAATGAAATCCATTCACTATGTTGCAACAGTTGTAAGTGTCTATCGAAAAGTGATTGACGCGTATTGTGAAGACCCAGACAACTTTACAATCGATCCTGCTTGGCTAGAGGAACTAGCAAAGTGTGCAAATAGACCTACTGCACCAGCATTTTTTGAAAATGAACCAGGATTTGAGGAGCAAATGTTTTGGAGTCACAGCCAAAAAACAACGATAGATTTTGCTGGTCTCGTACTTGATTACGATAAAAAGTCTGGCATTGTAACATTACAGCAACGTAATTATTTTAAACCAGGAGATACGATTGAGTTTTTCGGCCCTGAAATTAATACATTTAAGCAAAAGGTAGGTACGATTTGGGATGAGGATGGAGAAGAGCTAGATGCTGCCCGTCATCCATTACAAGTTGTAAAAATAAAAGTGGATAAGCCTGTCTTTAGTAATAATATGATGAGAAAGGAAGCAATATAA
- the udk gene encoding uridine kinase — MGTKPIIIGVAGGSGSGKTTVANKIYCKFQNQDILMIEQDAYYKDQSHLPMEERLKTNYDHPLAFDNDLLLDHLRKLLDREEIDKPVYDYANHTRSKEIMKQSPRDVIILEGILILEDERLRDIMDIKLYVDTDADLRIIRRLMRDIKDRGRTIDSVIDQYTEVVRPMHLQFIEPTKRYADVIIPEGGNNQVAIDLMVTKIKTILEQKLIL; from the coding sequence ATGGGTACTAAACCCATCATCATAGGAGTAGCTGGTGGTTCTGGGTCTGGAAAAACTACTGTCGCGAATAAAATATATTGTAAGTTTCAAAATCAAGATATATTAATGATTGAGCAAGACGCTTACTACAAAGATCAAAGTCATTTGCCAATGGAAGAGAGGCTTAAAACGAATTACGATCATCCACTGGCATTTGATAACGATTTACTTTTAGATCACTTAAGGAAACTGTTGGATCGAGAAGAAATAGACAAACCAGTATATGATTATGCGAATCACACACGCTCTAAAGAAATAATGAAACAAAGTCCAAGAGATGTCATCATTTTAGAAGGTATTTTAATCTTGGAAGATGAACGATTACGAGATATAATGGATATTAAATTGTATGTAGATACCGATGCAGATTTGAGAATCATCCGGCGCCTTATGCGTGATATAAAAGACCGTGGTCGAACAATTGATTCGGTCATTGATCAATATACAGAAGTGGTTCGTCCGATGCATCTTCAATTCATTGAGCCAACAAAACGCTATGCTGATGTCATTATCCCAGAGGGTGGTAATAATCAAGTAGCAATAGATTTAATGGTTACAAAAATAAAAACGATTCTTGAACAAAAATTAATTTTGTAA
- a CDS encoding ABC transporter ATP-binding protein: MESIVEVNDVKKKYRNFTLGPIHAVIPKGMITAIIGRNGAGKTTFLKGLCGLPPFNEGRVLMHGEEMNFSNEMIRSDIVYISNDIQMYSDFTIKQALDFIESLHLNWDDDWVSKWLHIFELSTNVQIHELSKGMKMKLNLILSMAHQPSLVLLDEPTDGLDSIARQQFIQLIQEYIEDGTKSIIISTHHTKEVEDVSDYILFFKDGRIKLYGDVMSIKDKYRTFSVKADREVSKVNGVTFFEKTSLEVKGVIHSECIDALKDAVFKVPSLDDLFYFVVEKGGNM, translated from the coding sequence ATGGAAAGCATAGTTGAAGTAAACGATGTGAAAAAGAAGTATAGAAACTTTACATTAGGACCCATACATGCAGTTATTCCTAAGGGGATGATCACGGCAATCATTGGAAGAAATGGGGCAGGGAAGACGACATTTTTAAAAGGGCTTTGTGGACTCCCTCCATTCAATGAAGGTAGGGTACTTATGCACGGGGAAGAAATGAACTTCTCAAACGAAATGATTCGGTCTGACATCGTGTACATTAGTAACGACATTCAAATGTATAGTGATTTTACAATAAAACAGGCACTCGACTTCATAGAAAGTCTTCATCTGAATTGGGATGATGACTGGGTGTCTAAATGGCTTCACATTTTCGAGCTTTCAACGAATGTGCAAATACACGAGCTATCAAAAGGTATGAAAATGAAGTTGAATTTAATATTAAGTATGGCACATCAACCATCGTTAGTGTTACTTGATGAACCAACAGATGGATTAGATAGTATAGCGAGACAACAGTTTATTCAATTAATCCAAGAATATATAGAGGATGGCACGAAATCTATCATTATATCCACTCACCATACAAAAGAGGTGGAGGATGTTTCTGATTATATTTTATTCTTTAAAGATGGTCGTATCAAACTTTATGGAGATGTGATGTCTATAAAAGATAAGTATCGCACGTTTTCTGTAAAAGCAGATCGTGAAGTTAGTAAAGTAAACGGTGTTACATTTTTTGAAAAAACGTCATTAGAGGTGAAAGGGGTTATACATAGCGAGTGTATAGATGCACTTAAGGATGCCGTATTTAAGGTGCCTTCTCTTGATGATTTGTTTTATTTCGTCGTAGAGAAAGGAGGGAATATGTAA
- a CDS encoding ABC-2 transporter permease, producing the protein MLTLIKRDLLSIKNILLFIIIGLLAIIAFNSYIIYSVKTESNDFYFPFIFAGILSFSSFIHICRVEELNHVRKRLLQLPIRKEKIVLSRYLSAMVVFCCAVIVMSIPMIFFRE; encoded by the coding sequence ATGCTTACATTAATTAAAAGAGATTTGTTGAGCATAAAAAACATATTGCTTTTTATTATAATCGGACTTCTAGCAATAATAGCTTTTAACAGTTACATTATTTATTCTGTTAAAACAGAAAGTAATGACTTTTACTTCCCATTTATTTTTGCTGGTATATTATCGTTTAGTTCCTTTATCCATATATGCCGTGTAGAAGAATTGAATCATGTTCGTAAACGCTTATTGCAATTGCCTATAAGAAAAGAAAAAATTGTATTATCTAGGTATCTATCCGCGATGGTCGTGTTCTGCTGCGCAGTTATTGTTATGTCGATACCGATGATTTTTTTTAGAGAATAG
- a CDS encoding O-methyltransferase has product MTKLQITEEYISFLLQEQQGHLSEMEKYAQQNNVPIMESTGMQTLLQIIMLKKPANILEIGAAIGYSAIRMGIAVPNATIVTIERDESRIIEAKKNIEKVSMNEQIHLVEGDALKVVEKVAKYAPYDVLFIDAAKGQYEQFFELYEPYVNIGGLIISDNVLFKGMVAGETEIHSKRLKPMINKLRRFNEKMMSESRFTSMIYPIGDGVMVSIKNSKCDE; this is encoded by the coding sequence ATGACGAAGCTTCAGATTACAGAAGAATATATATCGTTCTTACTACAAGAGCAACAAGGACATCTCTCAGAAATGGAAAAGTATGCACAACAAAATAATGTGCCCATTATGGAATCAACAGGTATGCAAACATTATTGCAAATAATAATGCTAAAAAAACCAGCAAATATATTAGAAATTGGTGCTGCAATAGGTTATTCTGCAATTAGAATGGGAATTGCTGTTCCTAATGCAACAATCGTAACGATAGAAAGAGATGAATCTAGAATAATAGAAGCAAAGAAAAATATCGAAAAGGTAAGTATGAACGAGCAAATCCATCTTGTTGAGGGAGATGCTTTAAAGGTTGTAGAAAAAGTAGCGAAATATGCACCATATGACGTTTTATTTATAGATGCTGCAAAAGGTCAGTACGAGCAATTTTTTGAGCTTTACGAGCCTTATGTTAATATTGGTGGTCTCATTATTTCAGATAATGTGTTATTTAAAGGAATGGTTGCGGGTGAAACTGAAATACATTCGAAAAGGTTAAAGCCAATGATAAATAAGCTACGTCGATTTAATGAAAAGATGATGAGCGAATCTCGTTTTACATCAATGATCTATCCTATAGGGGATGGGGTCATGGTTAGTATAAAAAATAGTAAGTGTGACGAATAG